From one Triticum aestivum cultivar Chinese Spring chromosome 4B, IWGSC CS RefSeq v2.1, whole genome shotgun sequence genomic stretch:
- the LOC123089868 gene encoding chaperone protein DnaJ isoform X2 — MEWHPDKCASGSSGSGGAEAAKARFHKIQAAYAVLSDPNKRILYDVGAYDSDADDEGAGDILGDILEAMNHTPPHQQQEDGEGESLEDLHKQFEELFLKPDAYFSKSPPPSSSSSSSSNTRAAGRK; from the exons ATG GAATGGCACCCTGACAAGTGCGCCAGCGGCAGCTCCGGGTCCGGGGGCGCGGAGGCCGCCAAGGCCAGGTTCCACAAGATCCAGGCAGCCTACGCAG TTCTGTCGGACCCCAACAAGCGTATCCTCTACGACGTCGGAGCCTACGACAGCGACGCCGACGATGAG GGTGCAGGAGACATACTGGGAGACATCCTGGAGGCCATGAACCACACACCCCCACAC cagcagcaggaagaCGGCGAGGGCGAGAGCTTGGAGGATCTGCACAAGCAGTTCGAGGAGCTCTTCCTCAAGCCCGACGCCTACTTCTccaagtcgccgccgccctcctcctcctcctcctcctcctccaatacAAGGGCCGCCGGCAGGAAGTAG
- the LOC123089868 gene encoding chaperone protein DnaJ isoform X1, whose translation MEWHPDKCASGSSGSGGAEAAKARFHKIQAAYAVLSDPNKRILYDVGAYDSDADDEGAGDILGDILEAMNHTPPHQQQQQEDGEGESLEDLHKQFEELFLKPDAYFSKSPPPSSSSSSSSNTRAAGRK comes from the exons ATG GAATGGCACCCTGACAAGTGCGCCAGCGGCAGCTCCGGGTCCGGGGGCGCGGAGGCCGCCAAGGCCAGGTTCCACAAGATCCAGGCAGCCTACGCAG TTCTGTCGGACCCCAACAAGCGTATCCTCTACGACGTCGGAGCCTACGACAGCGACGCCGACGATGAG GGTGCAGGAGACATACTGGGAGACATCCTGGAGGCCATGAACCACACACCCCCACAC cagcagcagcagcaggaagaCGGCGAGGGCGAGAGCTTGGAGGATCTGCACAAGCAGTTCGAGGAGCTCTTCCTCAAGCCCGACGCCTACTTCTccaagtcgccgccgccctcctcctcctcctcctcctcctccaatacAAGGGCCGCCGGCAGGAAGTAG
- the LOC123089868 gene encoding chaperone protein DnaJ isoform X3, with the protein MEWHPDKCASGSSGSGGAEAAKARFHKIQAAYAVLSDPNKRILYDVGAYDSDADDEGAGDILGDILEAMNHTPPHQQEDGEGESLEDLHKQFEELFLKPDAYFSKSPPPSSSSSSSSNTRAAGRK; encoded by the exons ATG GAATGGCACCCTGACAAGTGCGCCAGCGGCAGCTCCGGGTCCGGGGGCGCGGAGGCCGCCAAGGCCAGGTTCCACAAGATCCAGGCAGCCTACGCAG TTCTGTCGGACCCCAACAAGCGTATCCTCTACGACGTCGGAGCCTACGACAGCGACGCCGACGATGAG GGTGCAGGAGACATACTGGGAGACATCCTGGAGGCCATGAACCACACACCCCCACAC cagcaggaagaCGGCGAGGGCGAGAGCTTGGAGGATCTGCACAAGCAGTTCGAGGAGCTCTTCCTCAAGCCCGACGCCTACTTCTccaagtcgccgccgccctcctcctcctcctcctcctcctccaatacAAGGGCCGCCGGCAGGAAGTAG
- the LOC123094089 gene encoding molybdate-anion transporter: MEIFYYLVFGGLAAVVAGLELGKSGKDRVATPTAFNAFKNNYVLVYSLMMSGDWLQGPYVYYLYSQYGFDKGDIGRLFIAGFGSSMLFGTIVGSLADRQGRKRACITYCITYILSCITKHSPHYRVLLLGRILGGVATSLLFSAFESWLVAEHNKRGYDPQWLSITFSKAIFLGNGLIAIIAGLFANLLADNLGFGPVAPFDAAACFLAIGMAIIMSSWSENYGDQSEGKDLMSQFKVAAKAIASDEKIALLGAIQSLFEGSMYTFVFLWTPALSPNDEDIPHGFIFATFMLSSMLGSSIASRLLARKMKVEGYMQIVFAVSAFTLFLPVATSLLVPTSSVKGSGISFGGSLQLLGFCTFESCVGIFWPSIMKMRSQYIPEEARSTIMNFFRIPLNLFVCVVLYNVNAFPITVMFGMCSIFLLMAAILQRRLMLVADLHKLSTKSQDMTAEDEPLNP, encoded by the exons ATGGAGATATTCTACTACCTGGTGTTCGGGGGcctggcggcggtggtggcggggcTGGAGCTGGGCAAGAGCGGCAAGGACCGCGTCGCAACCCCCACCGCATTCAACGCATTCAAGAACAACTACGTCCTAGTCTACTCCCTAATGATGT CCGGCGACTGGCTGCAGGGCCCCTACGTCTACTACCTCTACAGCCAGTACGGGTTCGACAAGGGCGACATCGGCCGCCTCTTCATCGCCGGATTCGGCTCATCCATGCTCTTCGGCACCATCGTAGGCTCACTAGCAGACAGGCA GGGCCGCAAGCGCGCGTGCATCACCTACTGCATCACCTACATCCTCAGCTGCATCACCAAGCACTCCCCGCACTACAGGGTGCTCCTCCTCGGCCGCATCCTCGGCGGCGTCGCaacctccctcctcttctctgccttCGAGTCATGGCTCGTCGCCGAGCACAACAag AGAGGCTATGACCCACAATGGCTGTCCATCACCTTCTCCAAGGCTATATTCCTCGGAAATGGTCTCATCGCCATTATAGCTGGCCTCTTTGCTAACCTGCTCGCTGACAACTTGGGCTTTGGCCCTGTGGCTCCTTTCGATGCCGCCGCGTGCTTCCTGGCAATAGGCATGGCTATCATAATGTCCTCATGGAGTGAAAACTATGGAGATCAATCTGAAGGCAAGGATCTCATGTCTCAGTTCAAGGTTGCCGCCAAGGCAATCGCTTCAG ATGAGAAAATTGCATTGCTGGGAGCCATTCAGTCGTTGTTCGAGGGCTCCATGTACACTTTTGTCTTCCTCTGGACTCCAGCGTTGAGCCCAAATGACGAAGACATTCCTCATGGCTTCATATTTGCCACCTTCATGCTGTCGTCTATGCTGGGTAGCTCCATTGCATCACGCCTGTTGGCCCGGAAGATGAAGGTCGAAGGTTATATGCAGATCGTGTTTGCAGTATCAGCCTTCACCCTTTTCCTCCCGGTTGCCACCAGC CTTCTGGTGCCGACGTCTTCAGTGAAAGGAAGCGGCATCTCGTTTGGGGGCTCTCTACAGCTGCTTGGTTTCTGTACCTTTGAGTCGTGCGTCGGCATTTTCTGGCCATCCATCATGAAGATGAGATCTCAGTACATTCCTGAGGAGGCGAGGAGCACCATCATGAACTTCTTCCGCATACCGCTCAACCTGTTTGTCTGTGTGGTGCTCTACAAT GTGAATGCTTTCCCTATCACCGTCATGTTTGGCATGTGTTCCATCTTCCTCTTGATGGCGGCAATCTTGCAGAGACGGCTCATGCTTGTCGCTGACCTACACAAGCTATCCACAA AATCACAAGATATGACCGCGGAAGACGAGCCTCTAAATCCTTGA